From the genome of Drosophila melanogaster chromosome 2L, one region includes:
- the Saf6 gene encoding SAGA factor-like TAF6, isoform A has translation MKTSGASNTDELNKSSHSKVSKKSTKSRSKSAKLELTGKNSLSASASSSIASAVSGGVAVGSLPATPTHLNMVTTPTTPTSSLGNYNLFDASFAVAGSGGHGLAGGIAGAEASGNSSRMGHQKSYAGFDPRSIKIFWEQHDQTDVELSQDVCARLAEDASYKVWELINNVKIYSRHSGGVVTYDLVNEVLKDADVPPMLGAMDSDWDRIDYDGSFYFHSDKIFELSAEFQKEVNLCTPDDADFQSICPVEDKHMDQLRQCVQSLVTAALFADSKSQTAAVCHAFQTPLMGSIYRVIVSKMVQLLAFKQQDHLSQRCWRLLRACNYNATANHNACRPEYFNLAEVLVSQLMAPYETIKAPHVDPDPGQTTSIKMEFEEELKVEPDQCHNPETQENPEVMGVEKQEQEPQMFPGESTMEHTIYKLQSEEEELNPQPEAEHLSSYFACPVGNGLVDELCETIGQLASQSGYLHAECLFLIKRRLARFFEGRHVSSERDFRYISRAVRGLIALGEYAFREFIPYIYKLRVEEIPDSLWPDLAPAAIFLGGHDDVYLYEWLEYGCGAALQPFLVHYARAYEKMVTRRYVKAKQPAYRIESVPGVRRLEWSTLAAAMCHGDDPSKALKPKPTLCEAFPDLQSPNLQLNCAGNIRFKFAGCRPVLLKPKVATVPHSEDSPSSAANGGGGGGASSDILIAKRKLFKPLTNVRKWSPISGYHYLRI, from the exons ATGAAAACCTCTGGCGCCAGCAATACTGACGAGCTGAACAAGTCATCGCACAGCAAAGTCAGCAAAAAGTCCACTAAGTCGCGATCTAAGTCGGCGAAATTGGAGTTGACTGGAAAGAATTCCCTGTCGGCATCCGCATCATCCTCCATCGCATCCGCAGTGAGCGGGGGCGTTGCAGTGGGCAGCctgccggccacgcccactcacctAAACATGGTGACAACGCCCACCACGCCAACATCTAGTCTGGGTAACTACAATCTGTTTGACGCCTCATTTGCGGTAGCAGGAAGTGGTGGGCACGGACTTGCAGGCGGCATCGCGGGCGCAGAAGCCTCTGGCAACTCCAGTCGAATG GGTCATCAGAAGAGCTATGCTGGTTTCGATCCGCGCAGCATCAAGATCTTTTGGGAGCAGCACGACCAGACCGATGTGGAACTCTCCCAGGATGTGTGCGCCCGTTTGGCGGAAGATGCCTCCTACAAAGTCTGGGAGCTGATCAAT AATGTCAAAATATACTCGCGCCACTCGGGCGGAGTGGTGACATACGACCTGGTGAACGAAGTGCTAAAAGATGCCGATGTGCCGCCTATGCTGGGTGCGATGGACAGCGACTGGGACCGGATCGACTATGACGGCAGTTTTTACTTTCACTCGGATAAGATCTTCGAGCTGAGCGCGGAGTTTCAGAAGGAAGTCAATCTGTGCACACCTGATGATGCAGACTTTCAGAGCATCTGCCCAGTGGAGGATAAGCACATGGACCAACTAAGACAGTGTGTCCAGAGTCTTGTGACGGCAGCCCTTTTTGCGGACAGCAAATCCCAGACGGCCGCCGTCTGCCATGCTTTTCAGACACCCCTGATGGGATCTATCTACCGAGTGATTGTGAGTAAGATGGTCCAGTTGCTAGCCTTTAAGCAGCAGGACCATTTGAGCCAGCGATGCTGGCGACTGCTCCGAGCATGCAACTACAACGCCACTGCTAATCACAATGCCTGCCGGCCGGAGTACTTCAACCTGGCCGAGGTACTGGTCAGCCAGCTAATGGCACCTTACGAAACTATCAAAGCTCCACACGTCGACCCAGATCCGGGACAAACCACCTCCATCAAAATGGAGTTTGAAGAAGAACTAAAGGTTGAGCCAGACCAGTGCCATAATCCGGAAACCCAGGAAAATCCGGAGGTCATGGGAGTAGAGAAACAGGAGCAAGAACCCCAGATGTTTCCGGGTGAGAGCACCATGGAACACACAATCTACAAGCTGCAATCGGAGGAGGAGGAATTGAATCCTCAGCCGGAGGCGGAACACCTATCCAGCTACTTTGCCTGTCCAGTCGGCAATGGCCTGGTGGACGAGCTGTGTGAAACTATAGGACAGCTGGCATCTCAAAGTGGTTACCTACATGCAGAGTGCCTGTTTTTGATCAAGAGACGCCTAGCGAGATTCTTCGAAGGTCGCCACGTCAGCAGTGAGAGAG ACTTTAGGTATATCAGTAGAGCAGTGCGCGGTCTCATTGCCCTGGGAGAATATGCCTTTCGTGAGTTTATTCCCTACATCTACAAACTGCGCGTCGAGGAAATCCCGGATAGCCTGTGGCCGGATCTGGCTCCGGCTGCCATCTTCCTTGGCGGTCATGATGACGTATACCTGTATGAATGGCTGGAGTACGGATGCGGTGCTGCTCTGCAGCCCTTCTTGGTCCACTATGCGC GAGCCTACGAAAAGATGGTAACCAGACGGTATGTGAAGGCCAAACAACCCGCTTACAGAATAGAATCAGTGCCGGGAGTGCGTCGGTTGGAATGGAGTACTCTTGCGGCAGCCATGTGCCACGGAGACGATCCTAGCAAGGCACTCAAACCGAAGCCTACGCTCTGCGAGGCTTTCCCCGACCTTCAGTCACCAAATCTTCAGCTCAACTGCGCGGGCAACATCCGCTTTAAGTTTGCAGGATGCCGCCCGGTGCTGCTGAAGCCGAAGGTTGCGACTGTTCCCCACTCCGAAGACTCGCCTTCGTCGGCAGCGAACGGTGGTGGGGGTGGCGGTGCCAGCTCCGACATCCTGATCGCCAAACGAAAACTCTTTAAGCCCCTGACCAACGTGAGAAAGTGGTCGCCCATCAGTGGCTATCACTACCTAAGGATCTGA
- the Saf6 gene encoding SAGA factor-like TAF6, isoform B → MKTSGASNTDELNKSSHSKVSKKSTKSRSKSAKLELTGKNSLSASASSSIASAVSGGVAVGSLPATPTHLNMVTTPTTPTSSLGNYNLFDASFAVAGSGGHGLAGGIAGAEASGNSSRMKSYAGFDPRSIKIFWEQHDQTDVELSQDVCARLAEDASYKVWELINNVKIYSRHSGGVVTYDLVNEVLKDADVPPMLGAMDSDWDRIDYDGSFYFHSDKIFELSAEFQKEVNLCTPDDADFQSICPVEDKHMDQLRQCVQSLVTAALFADSKSQTAAVCHAFQTPLMGSIYRVIVSKMVQLLAFKQQDHLSQRCWRLLRACNYNATANHNACRPEYFNLAEVLVSQLMAPYETIKAPHVDPDPGQTTSIKMEFEEELKVEPDQCHNPETQENPEVMGVEKQEQEPQMFPGESTMEHTIYKLQSEEEELNPQPEAEHLSSYFACPVGNGLVDELCETIGQLASQSGYLHAECLFLIKRRLARFFEGRHVSSERDFRYISRAVRGLIALGEYAFREFIPYIYKLRVEEIPDSLWPDLAPAAIFLGGHDDVYLYEWLEYGCGAALQPFLVHYARAYEKMVTRRYVKAKQPAYRIESVPGVRRLEWSTLAAAMCHGDDPSKALKPKPTLCEAFPDLQSPNLQLNCAGNIRFKFAGCRPVLLKPKVATVPHSEDSPSSAANGGGGGGASSDILIAKRKLFKPLTNVRKWSPISGYHYLRI, encoded by the exons ATGAAAACCTCTGGCGCCAGCAATACTGACGAGCTGAACAAGTCATCGCACAGCAAAGTCAGCAAAAAGTCCACTAAGTCGCGATCTAAGTCGGCGAAATTGGAGTTGACTGGAAAGAATTCCCTGTCGGCATCCGCATCATCCTCCATCGCATCCGCAGTGAGCGGGGGCGTTGCAGTGGGCAGCctgccggccacgcccactcacctAAACATGGTGACAACGCCCACCACGCCAACATCTAGTCTGGGTAACTACAATCTGTTTGACGCCTCATTTGCGGTAGCAGGAAGTGGTGGGCACGGACTTGCAGGCGGCATCGCGGGCGCAGAAGCCTCTGGCAACTCCAGTCGAATG AAGAGCTATGCTGGTTTCGATCCGCGCAGCATCAAGATCTTTTGGGAGCAGCACGACCAGACCGATGTGGAACTCTCCCAGGATGTGTGCGCCCGTTTGGCGGAAGATGCCTCCTACAAAGTCTGGGAGCTGATCAAT AATGTCAAAATATACTCGCGCCACTCGGGCGGAGTGGTGACATACGACCTGGTGAACGAAGTGCTAAAAGATGCCGATGTGCCGCCTATGCTGGGTGCGATGGACAGCGACTGGGACCGGATCGACTATGACGGCAGTTTTTACTTTCACTCGGATAAGATCTTCGAGCTGAGCGCGGAGTTTCAGAAGGAAGTCAATCTGTGCACACCTGATGATGCAGACTTTCAGAGCATCTGCCCAGTGGAGGATAAGCACATGGACCAACTAAGACAGTGTGTCCAGAGTCTTGTGACGGCAGCCCTTTTTGCGGACAGCAAATCCCAGACGGCCGCCGTCTGCCATGCTTTTCAGACACCCCTGATGGGATCTATCTACCGAGTGATTGTGAGTAAGATGGTCCAGTTGCTAGCCTTTAAGCAGCAGGACCATTTGAGCCAGCGATGCTGGCGACTGCTCCGAGCATGCAACTACAACGCCACTGCTAATCACAATGCCTGCCGGCCGGAGTACTTCAACCTGGCCGAGGTACTGGTCAGCCAGCTAATGGCACCTTACGAAACTATCAAAGCTCCACACGTCGACCCAGATCCGGGACAAACCACCTCCATCAAAATGGAGTTTGAAGAAGAACTAAAGGTTGAGCCAGACCAGTGCCATAATCCGGAAACCCAGGAAAATCCGGAGGTCATGGGAGTAGAGAAACAGGAGCAAGAACCCCAGATGTTTCCGGGTGAGAGCACCATGGAACACACAATCTACAAGCTGCAATCGGAGGAGGAGGAATTGAATCCTCAGCCGGAGGCGGAACACCTATCCAGCTACTTTGCCTGTCCAGTCGGCAATGGCCTGGTGGACGAGCTGTGTGAAACTATAGGACAGCTGGCATCTCAAAGTGGTTACCTACATGCAGAGTGCCTGTTTTTGATCAAGAGACGCCTAGCGAGATTCTTCGAAGGTCGCCACGTCAGCAGTGAGAGAG ACTTTAGGTATATCAGTAGAGCAGTGCGCGGTCTCATTGCCCTGGGAGAATATGCCTTTCGTGAGTTTATTCCCTACATCTACAAACTGCGCGTCGAGGAAATCCCGGATAGCCTGTGGCCGGATCTGGCTCCGGCTGCCATCTTCCTTGGCGGTCATGATGACGTATACCTGTATGAATGGCTGGAGTACGGATGCGGTGCTGCTCTGCAGCCCTTCTTGGTCCACTATGCGC GAGCCTACGAAAAGATGGTAACCAGACGGTATGTGAAGGCCAAACAACCCGCTTACAGAATAGAATCAGTGCCGGGAGTGCGTCGGTTGGAATGGAGTACTCTTGCGGCAGCCATGTGCCACGGAGACGATCCTAGCAAGGCACTCAAACCGAAGCCTACGCTCTGCGAGGCTTTCCCCGACCTTCAGTCACCAAATCTTCAGCTCAACTGCGCGGGCAACATCCGCTTTAAGTTTGCAGGATGCCGCCCGGTGCTGCTGAAGCCGAAGGTTGCGACTGTTCCCCACTCCGAAGACTCGCCTTCGTCGGCAGCGAACGGTGGTGGGGGTGGCGGTGCCAGCTCCGACATCCTGATCGCCAAACGAAAACTCTTTAAGCCCCTGACCAACGTGAGAAAGTGGTCGCCCATCAGTGGCTATCACTACCTAAGGATCTGA
- the Pex12 gene encoding peroxin 12, isoform B: MAEAANVRQNLQNVPSIFEISASETLDNLIYPALSKIFDYFGLRLDFKLWGSLRIQEELSPLLTWLLQYLYLRKRASSFGESFYGLQRTVTTTGDLLNRRQQFASATLLTFMPYVERKLRTRITRHEDTSPWEQRLLSAFHAFHAAKAAHTFFYLVKYASNHSPIFRLLGLTLRYPSEPPKEDQWTYVVLKMLEVLAFFLQFVQWWYSNDQRRKVGGTLINPEAMPRKQLPKEVQQSLPQRGECPVCLLSIQTPTACSVSGYVFCWKCIVSHMKEHGTCPVTHYPISLDDLVRIYET, encoded by the coding sequence ATGGCAGAAGCGGCAAATGTGCGCCAGAACCTTCAAAATGTGCCGTCGATCTTCGAAATTTCAGCGTCAGAGACGCTGGACAACCTGATTTACCCGGCACTGAGCAAGATATTCGACTACTTTGGACTACGCCTGGACTTTAAACTATGGGGGAGTTTGAGGATTCAGGAGGAGCTGTCGCCATTGCTGACTTGGCTGCTGCAGTACCTGTATCTGCGCAAGAGGGCCTCCTCTTTCGGTGAGAGCTTTTACGGATTGCAAAGGACGGTCACAACCACTGGGGATCTGCTGAACCGCAGGCAGCAGTTCGCCTCTGCCACACTGCTAACCTTCATGCCTTACGTGGAGCGGAAGCTAAGGACCAGGATCACCAGGCACGAGGACACCAGTCCCTGGGAGCAACGCCTTCTAAGCGCATTCCATGCTTTCCATGCCGCCAAGGCGGCGCACACATTCTTTTACCTCGTAAAGTACGCCTCAAACCACTCGCCCATCTTCAGATTGTTGGGGCTGACCCTTCGCTATCCCAGCGAACCTCCCAAAGAGGATCAGTGGACCTACGTGGTCCTAAAGATGCTGGAGGTCTTGGCCTTCTTCCTGCAGTTCGTCCAGTGGTGGTACTCCAACGACCAGCGGCGGAAAGTGGGTGGAACTCTGATAAATCCCGAAGCGATGCCGAGAAAGCAGCTGCCCAAGGAAGTGCAGCAGAGCCTTCCCCAGCGGGGAGAGTGCCCAGTCTGCCTGCTGTCCATCCAGACGCCCACTGCCTGCTCCGTTTCCGGCTACGTCTTTTGCTGGAAGTGCATCGTTAGCCACATGAAGGAGCACGGCACCTGCCCGGTCACCCACTATCCCATCAGTCTGGACGACCTGGTGCGCATCTACGAGACGTAA
- the CG15880 gene encoding uncharacterized protein, translating to MLHFVEDQAKLLPSSIKDLQARRHFRIPVGPILALGLLQLPVCMVYNLVMAITTDFQSTTYTTCNAFNIFPSTSAAAKSQHKVWALACYLEFPFLIASAWLQFRFYRRNLRRPVRGFGCLMAIIMAVSSSSVLLWGTFPQEDGDSLLHITIALSLFVSCAIYMAGSFVCAKYYMSDRIGQLHEEFSLRLKSGLVLTYYVWVVVMWIFYFIHQKFCFPLAYSVFGMGEFISCECFFIYLCTVYFDFYHVYICYDQRLGFFLSEM from the exons ATGCTGCACTTTGTGGAGGATCAAGCCAAGCTGTTGCCCAGCTCCATCAAGGATTTGCAGGCGAGGCGGCATTTCCGCATCCCAGTTGGTCCGATTCTCGCACTGGGGCTTCTGCAATTGCCCGTCTGCATGGTGTACAACCTGGTGATGGCCATCACCACGGACTTCCAGTCCACCACGTATACCACCTGTAATGCCTTCAACATCTTTCCCTCCACATCGGCGGCTGCCAAGTCTCAGCACAAAGTGTGGGCTCTGGCTTGCTACCTGGAGTTCCCATTTCTCATTGCCAGTGCATGGCTGCAGTTCCGATTCTATCGGAGGAATCTGCGCAGGCCGGTCCGAGGTTTCGGCTGCCTGATGGCCATCATTATGGCTGTCAGTAGTTCCAGCGTACTGCTATGGGGCACCTTCCCCCAAGAGGATGGCGACTCATTGCTGCACATAACCATCGCCTTGTCGCTATTCGTATCGTGTGCCATTTACATGGCAGGTTCCTTTGTGTGCGCCAAGTACTATATGAGCGATAGGATTGGGCAGCTGCATGAGGAATTCTCCTTGCGGTTGAAGAGCGGTCTGGTGCTCACCTACTACGTCTGGGTGGTGGTCATGTGGATTTTTTACTTTATACACCAGAAGTTTTGCTTTCCCTTGG CCTACTCCGTATTCGGTATGGGCGAGTTCATCTCCTGTGAGTGCTTCTTTATCTATCTATGCACGGTCTACTTTGACTTCTACCACGTCTACATATGTTACGACCAACGTTTGGGTTTCTTCCTCAGCGAGATGTAA
- the PGAP2 gene encoding Post-GPI attachment to proteins 2 yields MLPTYERFSDPKSVLFRLPFARLALVALSLPLGGFFFCVIWSLTFDFVRSTYTHCDVTNYLPSVSAAIGNYEPQKTVWRLAIFLHLPLRLAVAKIYLEHYREHIRRSRRLLGILACFLNVVEDLALFCLSFWTSADHYETHRNAFVVFIACSECYMLVSYLLNRNIQKTVLLPHEEKSLRYKRNLFLVNVIAFGLAGYCFVRHNSHCEAGVYTFFALFEYIVVLTNMGFHMTSYWDFYALNVVCDAKHGLYLSQS; encoded by the exons ATGCTGCCTACTTACGAGCGCTTCAGTGATCCCAAAAGCGTCCTCTTCCGGCTTCCCTTTGCGCGACTGGCACTGGTGGCTCTTAGTTTGCCCCTGGGAGGCTTCTTCTTCTGCGTGATTTGGTCTCTGACCTTTGACTTCGTTAGGAGCACCTACACCCACTGCGATGTGACCAACTATCTGCCCTCCGTCTCGGCGGCCATTGGGAACTATGAGCCCCAAAAAACCGTCTGGAGACTGGCCATATTTCTGCATTTACCACTCCGTTTGGCAGTTGCCAAAATCTACTTGGAGCACTATCGGGAACACATCCGCCGGAGCAGAAGATTGCTGGGCATCCTGGCCTGCTTCTTGAACGTCGTGGAGGATCTGGCCCTCTTCTGCTTGTCGTTTTGGACCTCTGCGGATCATTACGAGACCCACAGAAACGCATTTGTGGTGTTCATTGCGTGTTCCGAGTGCTATATGCTGGTTTCCTACCTGCTGAACAGGAATATACAGAAGACCGTGCTCTTGCCGCACGAGGAGAAGTCGCTGAGGTACAAGAGAAATCTGTTCTTGGTGAATGTGATCGCCTTTGGCTTGGCAGGATACTGCTTCGTGAGGCACAACTCGCATTGCGAGGCGGGAG TCTATACTTTCTTCGCGTTGTTCGAGTACATCGTGGTGCTGACCAACATGGGGTTCCACATGACCTCCTACTGGGACTTCTACGCCCTGAATGTGGTGTGTGATGCCAAGCACGGTCTCTACCTATCACAATCGTAG
- the Clp gene encoding clipper — MDILLANVSGLQFKAERDLIEQVGAIPLPFYGMDKSIAAVCNFITRNGQECDKGSACPFRHIRGDRTIVCKHWLRGLCKKGDQCEFLHEYDMTKMPECYFYSRFNACHNKECPFLHIDPQSKVKDCPWYKRGFCRHGPHCRHQHLRRVLCMDYLAGFCPEGPSCKHMHPHFELPPLAELGKDQLHKKLPTCHYCGELGHKANSCKQYVGSLEHRNNINAMDHSGGHSGGYSGHSGHIEGADDMQSNHHSQPHGPGFVKVPTPLEEITCYKCGNKGHYANKCPKGHLAFLSNQHSHK, encoded by the coding sequence ATGGACATCCTTTTGGCCAACGTAAGTGGGCTGCAGTTCAAGGCGGAGCGGGACCTCATCGAGCAGGTGGGTGCCATCCCGCTGCCGTTCTACGGCATGGACAAGTCCATTGCGGCGGTCTGCAACTTCATCACCAGGAACGGACAGGAGTGCGACAAAGGGAGCGCCTGTCCCTTCCGACACATTCGCGGGGACCGGACGATCGTGTGCAAGCACTGGCTGAGAGGACTGTGCAAGAAGGGCGACCAGTGCGAGTTCCTGCACGAGTACGACATGACCAAGATGCCCGAGTGCTACTTCTACTCGAGGTTCAACGCCTGCCACAACAAAGAGTGTCCCTTTTTGCACATCGACCCGCAGAGCAAGGTGAAGGATTGTCCGTGGTACAAGAGAGGCTTCTGCCGCCACGGTCCCCACTGCCGGCACCAGCATCTGCGCCGTGTCCTGTGCATGGACTACCTAGCCGGCTTCTGCCCCGAGGGCCCGTCCTGCAAGCACATGCATCCGCACTTCGAGCTGCCCCCGCTGGCGGAACTGGGTAAGGATCAGCTGCACAAGAAACTGCCCACGTGCCACTATTGCGGCGAGCTGGGCCACAAGGCCAACTCGTGCAAGCAGTATGTGGGCAGCCTGGAGCATCGCAACAATATCAACGCAATGGATCACTCCGGCGGACACTCGGGCGGCTACTCTGGACACTCCGGCCACATCGAGGGTGCCGATGACATGCAATCCAATCACCACAGTCAGCCGCATGGTCCCGGCTTCGTCAAGGTGCCCACGCCCCTGGAGGAGATCACCTGCTACAAGTGCGGGAACAAGGGCCACTACGCGAACAAGTGTCCCAAGGGTCACCTCGCCTTCCTCTCTAACCAACATAGTCATAAGTAG
- the CG3662 gene encoding uncharacterized protein, isoform C, translating to MTILGKLRGQPTDQEKVPLPMNLNDEALMHHGSLIAPKVAYSDNEADAESMVFNRPQHHCIKSFLLFLIAVVVMLLGVLGGWTLYRVYAPSHSSMRYHALCEIPYPEDSMEMARVYPRTVEPFALNWRSLLPELAQPMPNSGSLDESHFREDIELDGDSDDEGYARVDVPDFKDGRRGRFMHDFKENQSAIIDTTTGRCFIMPLDRDTTLPPTSFVDLIKKMSTGYYNIDTERVRRQMRVVMPRITDVSLISERIANECFDMKVYMMEKFVSGVSKRSADPLPESAKYAEFMGKGVIEYDLANIAEVEAYEANEARQQA from the exons ATGACAATTCTGGGAAAACTGCGGGGACAGCCCACGGACCAGGAGAAGGTGCCCCTGCCCATGAACCTCAACGACGAGGCGCTCATGCACCATGGCTCCCTAATCGCA CCCAAGGTTGCTTACAGCGATAATGAAGCCGACGCGGAATCCATGGTCTTCAACCGGCCGCAGCACCATTGCATCAAATCCTTTCTGCTGTTCCTGATCGCCGTAGTCGTGATGCTCCTGGGTGTCCTGGGCGGATGGACCCTGTACCGAGTGTACGCTCCGTCGCATAGCAGCATGCGCTACCACGCCCTGTGCGAGATCCCCTATCCGGAGGACTCGATGGAGATGGCGCGGGTATATCCGCGCACCGTGGAACCGTTCGCCCTGAACTGGCGCTCCTTGCTACCCGAGCTCGCGCAACCGATGCCCAACAGTGGATCGCTGGACGAGAGCCACTTCCGCGAGGACATCGAACTGGACGGTGACAGCGATGACGAGGGCTACGCACGCGTGGACGTGCCCGACTTCAAGGATGGACGTCGTGGTCGCTTCATGCACGACTTCAAGGAGAACCAGTCGGCCATTATCGACACTACCACCGGACGGTGCTTCATCATGCCCTTGGATCGGGACACGACCCTGCCCCCGACCAGCTTTGTGGATCTCATAAAGAAGATGAGCACTGGCTACTACAACATAGATACGGAGCGCGTGCGGCGCCAGATGCGTGTGGTCATGCCCCGCATCACCGATGTCTCGCTCATCTCGGAGCGGATTGCCAACGAGTGCTTCGATATGAAGGTCTACATGATGGAGAAGTTCGTCTCAGGCG TCTCGAAGAGATCGGCTGATCCGCTGCCGGAGTCAGCCAAGTACGCCGAGTTCATGGGCAAGGGCGTCATCGAGTACGACCTGGC
- the CG3662 gene encoding uncharacterized protein, isoform B produces MVFNRPQHHCIKSFLLFLIAVVVMLLGVLGGWTLYRVYAPSHSSMRYHALCEIPYPEDSMEMARVYPRTVEPFALNWRSLLPELAQPMPNSGSLDESHFREDIELDGDSDDEGYARVDVPDFKDGRRGRFMHDFKENQSAIIDTTTGRCFIMPLDRDTTLPPTSFVDLIKKMSTGYYNIDTERVRRQMRVVMPRITDVSLISERIANECFDMKVYMMEKFVSGVSKRSADPLPESAKYAEFMGKGVIEYDLANIAEVEAYEANEARQQA; encoded by the exons ATGGTCTTCAACCGGCCGCAGCACCATTGCATCAAATCCTTTCTGCTGTTCCTGATCGCCGTAGTCGTGATGCTCCTGGGTGTCCTGGGCGGATGGACCCTGTACCGAGTGTACGCTCCGTCGCATAGCAGCATGCGCTACCACGCCCTGTGCGAGATCCCCTATCCGGAGGACTCGATGGAGATGGCGCGGGTATATCCGCGCACCGTGGAACCGTTCGCCCTGAACTGGCGCTCCTTGCTACCCGAGCTCGCGCAACCGATGCCCAACAGTGGATCGCTGGACGAGAGCCACTTCCGCGAGGACATCGAACTGGACGGTGACAGCGATGACGAGGGCTACGCACGCGTGGACGTGCCCGACTTCAAGGATGGACGTCGTGGTCGCTTCATGCACGACTTCAAGGAGAACCAGTCGGCCATTATCGACACTACCACCGGACGGTGCTTCATCATGCCCTTGGATCGGGACACGACCCTGCCCCCGACCAGCTTTGTGGATCTCATAAAGAAGATGAGCACTGGCTACTACAACATAGATACGGAGCGCGTGCGGCGCCAGATGCGTGTGGTCATGCCCCGCATCACCGATGTCTCGCTCATCTCGGAGCGGATTGCCAACGAGTGCTTCGATATGAAGGTCTACATGATGGAGAAGTTCGTCTCAGGCG TCTCGAAGAGATCGGCTGATCCGCTGCCGGAGTCAGCCAAGTACGCCGAGTTCATGGGCAAGGGCGTCATCGAGTACGACCTGGC